The Microterricola viridarii genome segment CCGTAAGGTCGCTGAGCCGGCGCTCGGCCAGCGCCCGGTTGGGAACCGACCGTCGTGAGCGCAGCGCCCCGTGGGCGGCGGCGGGGGAGACCGCTGTTGCGGCGGCGAGGGCGGCCGCGACGGCCACGGCCTCCGTGTCGCCCAGCGCCCCATCGAGCAGCACGTCCACCAGGGTGCGCTCCGGCGTGGTCACCGGGCAGCCGCCGACCAGCGTGAGCTCGGCGGGGGAGACGGCGACCTGACGCAGGGTGAGTGTGCGGCCGCGGTGTGAGCGCGCCGCCACGCCGGCCGGCACGGCGATCTGGGTGTGCACGGGCTGGCGCTCGAGCGCGCCATGCAGCCAGGCCGCGCTCAGTCGCTCCACGAAGGCGTGTTCCGGCAGCAGGGCCAGCAGGCCCGCCGCGCGCAGCGAGGGGAACACCGGCAGGTCGACGGGGCAGTACCGCCCGGCGATCGGGTAGACCTCACCGTCCAGGCTCGCGGCGCTGAGCTCGGCGACGGAGAGCTCCGTCGGGCCGAGCAGGAGGGAGGCTGTTCTGGTGTGCATCTCCCCAGAATGAAGCGGCGCGCCCCGTCGAAACGAGGCGCGCCGCAATCTGTGGAGCATTCGCCGCCGCCGTCATGCTGTGCATAACACCGGCGGGCGGGGAACTAGCCCCCGATGGCCTTCAGCCAGGCGCGCTTGGTCTCGAGCTCTTCGCTCGCGGCCTTGGCTGCCTGGGCGTCGCCGGATGCGGTGGCCGCCGCGACGGTGGCCTCCAGCTTGGCGATGGAATCCTCGAGCTGGCCGGCCAGGCCCTCTGCGCGTGCCTTCGTCTCCGGGTTGTTGCGCTTCCAGTGGTCCTCGTCGAGCACGCGGACGTGGTTCTCGATCTTGCGCAGACGGTCCTCGATGACCTTGACCTGCTCGCGCGGGACACGGCCGATCTCGTCCCAGCGGCGCTGGATGCCGGTGAGGGCGGCGCGGGCCTTGACCCGGTCGTTCTCGGCCAGGATCGGCTCGGCCTCGGCGAGAAGCTCCTGCTTGAGAGCCAGGTTCTCCGAGTACTCCTCGTTCTCGATCGCGTCGACCTCGGACTTGGCCGAGTAGAGCACGTCGCCGGCGGCCTTGAAGCGCGCCCAGAGGGCGTCATCCTGCTTCTTGCCCGCACGGCCCGAGAGCTTCCAGTCGTCCAGCAGCTTGCGGTAGGCGGGGATGCCGTCCGGGCCCTTGCCGGCGAGGGCTTCCGCCTGCTCGATCAGGGCCTGCTTGCGGCTGCGGACATCCTTGTGAGCGCTGTCCAGCTCGGCGAAGAACGCCTTGCGGTGCTGCTCGATCGTGGTGCGCGCGGCACGGAATCGCTTCCACAGCTCGTTCGCCTCGGCCTTGGGCAGGCGCGGTGCGTCGTGCTGGTGCGCCTGCCAGCGTGCGAAGAGCGCGTCGAGCGAGGCGGTTGCCTGCTTCCACTGCGTCTTGGCCGGGTCGCCGGCGGCCAGCTTCTCTGCCTCTTCGACGATCTGAGTGCGCTCGGCGATGGCGGCGTCGATGGCGGCCTTCGTCTCTGCACTCTGCTGCTCGGTCAGCTCCGAGACGGCGCCGCCCAGCTTCTCCAGCCGGGCCTTCAGCGCGGCCAGGTCGCCGACGGCGTTGGCGCCCTCGACGTTGGCGCTGATCGATGCCACCGCCTTGGCGATGTCGCTCGCCGGTGCACCGCGCTTGGCGCGCTGCTCGAGGAGTGTCACCTGCCCGGCGAGGTCGACGAATTTGCGTTCGAAGTACGCCAGAGCTTCCTCTGGAGTGCCGTCGGGGTACTGACCAACCGCGCGCTCACCGGATTCCTCGCGAACGAAGACGGTGCCCGTCTCGTCGACGCGCCCCCACGGTTGCTGATCTGCTTGAGCCAAGAGCCTCATCCTTGCTGAATGCCAGGGCCGCCAAATGGTGCGGCCATACCCGGCCCAGCCTATTCCACTCGGGCCGCGGATGACGCTACTGGAGTGTGAAGCCTGTGATCGTTGTCGGAACGGCGGGCGCGCCGTCCGACTTGCCGCCCTGCACTCCGGCGTCGGTGATCTGCTTCTTCAGCTCGTCCAGGCCGCTGGTGACGCGGCCGAGCACCGTGTAGCCGCCGGCGGAATCCGAGCCGATGGTGGTGTCGCCGTAGACGATGAAGAACTGGCTGCCCATGCTGTAGCCGTTGTTGGTGCTGCGCGCCATCGCGATGGTGCCCTCCGGGTACACGTCGTCTGCCGGCGCGTTCTCGATCGGGCCGTAGCTGTAGCCGGGGCCGCCCGTCCCGTTGCCGGAAGGGTCGCCGCACTGCAGCACGTAGAAGCCGCCGTCGGTCAGACGGTGGCAGCTCACCCCGTCATAGAAGCCGCTCCCGGCCAGGCTGATGGTGGAGGCGACGCCCTGCGGGGCCTTGGCGCCGTCCAGTTCGACGCCGAGCTTGACGTCGTTGAGTGTGAGCGTGCCCGTCCACGTGCGGCCCTCGGCTAGGGATGCCGGCGGCACATCGCCGATGTTCTCGCCGGCAGCCGCCGACGCGCTGGGCGTGGGCGTCGGGGTCTCGGAGCTCGTCGCGCTCGGCTCCGGCGTGCCTGGCCCTCCGTTGAAGAACAGCAGTTGGGCGCCGACGGCGAGCACCAGCACGACAACGAGGCCGATGGCCGCGAGCCAGTTGTCGCGCACGCGGCGGGCGGTGCGCCGCTCGTGCACGGTCTGACGGGCCTGGTAGGCACGCAGGCGTGCCCGTGCTTCGCGTTGCTGCTTCGGGTTCGAGGCCACACTGCTCCTTCAAGCTTCAGGGGATGGGATCGAGACGACGTGAGTCAACGCCTGACTCTACGCAAGCGCGCTCGACTGCGCCAAGTACGCTGGGGTCATGGTGAATTCGAGTCTCGGTCTGCGCTCCGGCGCGATCCCGCTCGCTGTGCGCATGCGCCCCAAATCGTTGGACGAGGTCGCAGGGCAGCGGCACCTGCTGACCCCCGGGTCACCGCTGGTCGCTTTGGCCAGCGACAAGACGGGGGAGAAGGGCTCGGTCTCCGTCATCCTCTGGGGGCCGCCCGGCACCGGCAAGACCACCCTCGCCCAGGCGATCGCGCACTCATCCGGCCGCAACTTCGTCGAGCTCTCCGCCGTCACCGCCGGCGTGCGCGACGTGCGCCAGGTGATGGAACAGGCGATGACCAACCGCGACCTGTACGGCACCTCGACGGTGCTCTTCCTCGACGAGATCCACCGTTTCACCAAGGCCCAGCAGGACGCCCTGCTGCCCGGCGTCGAGAACGGCTGGGTGATCCTGGTCGCAGCGACCACCGAGAATCCCTCCTTCTCCGTCATCGCCCCACTGCTCTCTCGTTCGCTGCTGCTCACCCTGGAGCAGTTGAGCGACGACGACCTCGGCGTCGTCGTCGACAGGGCGGTCACCGACCCGCGCGGCCTGGGCGGGCGCTTCATCCTGGAGGACGAGGCCCGCGCGGCCATCATCCGGTTGGCCTCCGGCGACGCCCGGCGCGCGCTCACGGCGCTGGAGGCGGCCTCCGTCTCGGCCGTGACCGGCGCAGAGGGCGAGGCGCAGCCGACCATCACCGTCGAGCTGGTCGCGCTGGCCGTCGACCGGGCGCTGCTGCGCTACGACCGCAACGGGGACGAGCACTACGACGTCATCAGCGCCTTCATCAAGTCGGTGCGCGGCTCCGACGTCGATGCGGCGCTGCACTACCTGGCGCGCATGATTGAGGCGGGGGAGGACCCGCGCTTCATCGCCAGGCGCATCATTGTCTCGGCGTCAGAGGACATCGGACTGGCCGACCCGCAGGCGCTGGTTGTCGCCATCGCAGCCGCCGACGCCGTCCAGTTCATCGGCATGCCGGAGGGCCGCATCCCGCTGGCACAGGCCGTCATCCACCTGGCCACTGCCCCCAAGTCCAACGCCGCGTACCTCGGCATCGACGCCGCCATCGCCGACGTGCGCGCCGGCAAGATCGGCCGGGTGCCCAAGCACCTGCGCGACGCGCACTACCCCGGCGCCAAGCGGCTCGGCCACGGCAAGGGCTACAAATACCCGCACGACGAGGTCGTCGGCGTCTCCACCCAGCAGTACCTGCCGGACGAGCTGCGGGGGAGCCAGTACTACACCCCGACGGAGCACGGCAACGAACGCGAGGTGTCTGCACGACTCGCCAAGATCCGTCGAATTATCCGGGGCGACAAGTAGCCAAGCAGCGGGCGCCGCTGTGTTAGGCTGTCTGAGGCCTAAAGCCTGATTTTTGCGCACGGCTGCTGCAAATTTCAGTGTTCAAGGGGCAGAGGCTGTAGCCGCTTCCGCCCCGTGGCTGACCCCTCTAACTTTGCCCGGGCACCTGTGTGCCCGCGGTAGTTCATTGTTTGAGAATCATTTCGAAAGGAAACCGTGTCTACTAAGTCACGTACCCGCAGCAAGACCCGCCTCTCGCGCGCGCTCGGCATCGCCCTCACCCCGAAGGCAGCCAAGTACCTCGAGAAGCGTCCCTACGCTCCCGGTGAGCACGGCCGCACCAAGCGCAAGCAGGACAGCGACTACGCCGTTCGTCTGCGCGAGAAGCAGCGTCTGCGCGCCCAGTACGGCATCCGCGAGAAGCAGCTGAAGATTGCCTTCGAAGAGGCTCGTCGCACCAAGGGCCTGACCGGTGAGAACCTGGTTGAGATCCTCGAGACCCGCCTGGACGCCCTCGTCCTGCGTGCCGGCTTCGCCCGCACCACGGCTCAGGCTCGCCAGATGGTTGTGCACCGTCACATCCTCGTTGACGGCCAGCTCGTTGACCGTCCCTCCTTCCGCGTCAAGCCGGGTCAGCAGATCCACGTCAAGGCGCGCTCCGAGGGCACCGAGCCGTTCCAGGTTGCAGCGGCCGGCGGTCACGTCGACGTTCTCCCGAAGACCCCTGCTTACCTCGAGGTCGAGCTCGACAAGCTGCAGGCGCGCCTCGTGCGTCGCCCGAAGCGTGCCGAGGTTCCCGTGACCTGTGAAGTACAGCTCGTCGTGGAGTACTACGCAGCACGCTAGTCGTAGCCCACTACGCTGGAGGGCGGACCATCTTCGGATGGTCCGCCCTTCCTCGTTAAGCCCCGCTGTTAAGCCGCACCCCATTGGATGGTGATCAATGTCTCTCGGAGACATCGCAGGACTCATCGCCGCCGGAGCCTTCGCGGTTCTGGTCGCACTGCTGGCGATCCCGCTGGTCAAGCTTGGTGGCGTGCTCGACCAGACCCGCCAGTCCATCCGCGAGACCACTGATGGGGTCACGCCGCTGCTCGAGGAGACGGCGGTGACGTTGCAGGAGACCAACAAGCAACTCGCCCGCGTCGACGTGATCACCAGCAACGTCGCGGATGTCACGGGCAATGTATCGGCGCTCGTCGCCCTCTTCGCCGCCACCGTCGGCGGCCCGCTGATCAAACTGGCCGGCTTCTCTGCCGGCGTGCGCGCCGCGTTCCGCACCGCCCGCCCCGGCGCTGGCGGCAAGCGCCGCAGCTGACGCACTACTGTTGACAACGAACTCTCGGATCGCAAGGAGACTCTGAAAATGAAAAACCTACTGTGGCTGATTCTCGGAATCGCGGGCGGCTTCGTCCTCGCGCACGAGGTCAACAAGACCCAGGAAGGCCGTCGTTTCTTCACCGAGGTCGACGCGAAGGCCCGTGAATTCGGTGCCGCCGTCGCCGACGGCTACCACCAGCGCGAGGCCGAACTGCGCAACGCCATCGACGAGGTGCTCGACTAGCCTCTGGCACCACTCGCCCCACCCCCGCGCCGCGCCCGGCGCTCCAACACACTACGTACTACGGGACCCATGCAGACTGCAGAAATTCGCCGCCGTTGGCTCGACTACTTCGGAGAGCGCGGCCACACCGTCGTGCCCTCCGCCTCCTTGGTGAGCGACGACCCCACCCTCCTCTTCACCGTGGCCGGCATGGTCCCCTTCGTGCCGTACCTGACGGGGCTTGTGCCCGCACCGTTCTCGCGCGCGACCAGCGTGCAGAAGTGCATCCGCACGCTTGACATCGAAGAGGTCGGCAAGACGCCGCGCCACGGCACGTTCTTCCAGATGAACGGCAACTTCTCCTTCGGCGACTACTTCAAAGAGGGCGCCATCGGCTACGCCTGGGAGCTGCTGACCAGCTCGGAGGCCGACGGCGGCTATGGGTTCGACGAGAAGGACCTCTGGGTCACCGTCTACAAGGACGACGACGAGGCCTTCGGCTACTGGCGCGCCCTCGGCCTGCCGGAGGAGCGCATCCAGCGCCTCGACATGGACACCAACTACTGGTCGACCGGCCAGCCCGGCCCGGCCGGCCCCTGCTCGGAGATCTTCTTCGACCGCGGCCCCGCCTACGGCATCGACGGCGGCCCGGCCACCGACGACGACCGCTACGTCGAGATCTGGAACCTCGTGTTCATGCAGTACCTGCGTGGAGCGGGCACCAGCAAGAACGACTTCGAGATCCTCGGCGAACTGCCCAGCAAGAACATCGACACCGGCATGGGCCTGGAGCGCGTCGCGTTCCTCAAGCAGGGCGTGCAGAACTTCTACGAGATCGACCAGGTCCGGCCCGTGCTGGACCGCGCCGCCGAGCTCTCCGGACGCCGCTACGGCGCCGACCACGACGACGACGTGCGGATGCGCGTCATCGCCGACCACGTGCGCTCCTCGCTGATGCTGATGAGCGACGGCGTCACGCCCTCCAACGAGGGCCGCGGCTACATCCTGCGCCGCCTGATGCGCCGCACCGTGCGCGCCATGCGCCTGCTCGGCGTCGACGCCGCCACCTTCCCCGAGCTGTTCGCGGCCTCCCGCGATGCCATGAAGGACGCCTACCCCGAGGTGGAGCGTGACTACTCCCGCATCGCGCAGAGCGCGATCGGCGAGGAGGAGACCTTCCTGCGCACCCTCGCGGCCGGCACCACGGTGCTCGACCTCGCGCTGAACAAGACCAAGGCCGCGGCCTCGCCGCAGCTGGCCGGCGATGCAGCCTTCCTGCTGCACGACACCTACGGCTTCCCGATCGACCTCACCCTCGAGGTGGCAGAGGAAGCCGGCCTGACCGTCGACCGCGACGCCTTCAACGCCCTTATGGCCGAGCAGCGCAACCGCGCCAAGGCCGACGCGAAGGCCAAGAAGACGGCCCTGGCCGACCTCTCCGTCTACGGCGAGTTCCGCGCCCTCGGCGAGACCGTGTTCACCGGGTACACGAACCTGCAGACGGAGTCCAGCATCCTGGGCATCATCGTCGGCGGCCACTCCGTCAACAAGGCCGTCGCCGGCGACATTGCCGAGGTGATCCTCGCCGAGACCGCCCTGTACGCCGAGTCCGGCGGGCAGGAGGCCGACAGCGGCCTCATCGTCGGCCCCGGCTACGAGCTTGAGGTTCTCGACGTGCAGAAGCCCGTCAAGGGCCTGATCAGCCACAAGGTGCAGGTGCGCTTCGGCGAGGTCGGTGTCGGTGCCCCCGCCACCAGCGTCGTCGACGCAGACAACCGTCGCGGCGCCCAGCAGGCGCACTCCGGCACGCACATCATCCACGCCGCCCTTCGTCAGGTTCTCGGCCCGAACGCGCACCAGTCCGGCTCCTACAACAAGGCCGGATACCTGCGCCTCGACTTCTCCTGGAACCAGGGGCTCTCCGCCGCGACGCGCACCGAGATCGAAGAGATCTCGAACAACGCGATCCGCGACAACCTGCCCGTGGTGACCCGCGAGATGGGCCTCGACGAGGCCCGCGAACTGGGCGCCATGGCGCTGTTCGGCGAGAAGTACGGCGAGCGGGTGCGCATGGTCGACATCGGCGGCCCCTGGTCGCGTGAGCTCTGTGCCGGAACCCACGTCGGTTCCAGCGCCGAGATCGGCATCATCAACCTGGTCAGCGAATCCTCGGTCGGTTCCACCAACCGCCGCATCGAGTCCCTCGTCGGAATCGAGGCGTTCCGCGACCTCGCCGCAGAGCGCGCTCTCGTCACCGAGCTGACCAGCTCGCTGAAGACGCCGCGTGAGGCGCTGCCGGAGCGCGTCGCCGAACTCGTCGCCAACCTCAAGGCCGCCGAGAAGAAGATCGCCGCGTTCGAGGCGAAAGCCCTCGGCGACAAGGTACCCGCGCTGCTCGAGAAGGCCGCCCGCGTCGACGGC includes the following:
- a CDS encoding peptidylprolyl isomerase; its protein translation is MASNPKQQREARARLRAYQARQTVHERRTARRVRDNWLAAIGLVVVLVLAVGAQLLFFNGGPGTPEPSATSSETPTPTPSASAAAGENIGDVPPASLAEGRTWTGTLTLNDVKLGVELDGAKAPQGVASTISLAGSGFYDGVSCHRLTDGGFYVLQCGDPSGNGTGGPGYSYGPIENAPADDVYPEGTIAMARSTNNGYSMGSQFFIVYGDTTIGSDSAGGYTVLGRVTSGLDELKKQITDAGVQGGKSDGAPAVPTTITGFTLQ
- a CDS encoding type IV toxin-antitoxin system AbiEi family antitoxin, whose protein sequence is MHTRTASLLLGPTELSVAELSAASLDGEVYPIAGRYCPVDLPVFPSLRAAGLLALLPEHAFVERLSAAWLHGALERQPVHTQIAVPAGVAARSHRGRTLTLRQVAVSPAELTLVGGCPVTTPERTLVDVLLDGALGDTEAVAVAAALAAATAVSPAAAHGALRSRRSVPNRALAERRLSDLTEASRR
- a CDS encoding replication-associated recombination protein A yields the protein MVNSSLGLRSGAIPLAVRMRPKSLDEVAGQRHLLTPGSPLVALASDKTGEKGSVSVILWGPPGTGKTTLAQAIAHSSGRNFVELSAVTAGVRDVRQVMEQAMTNRDLYGTSTVLFLDEIHRFTKAQQDALLPGVENGWVILVAATTENPSFSVIAPLLSRSLLLTLEQLSDDDLGVVVDRAVTDPRGLGGRFILEDEARAAIIRLASGDARRALTALEAASVSAVTGAEGEAQPTITVELVALAVDRALLRYDRNGDEHYDVISAFIKSVRGSDVDAALHYLARMIEAGEDPRFIARRIIVSASEDIGLADPQALVVAIAAADAVQFIGMPEGRIPLAQAVIHLATAPKSNAAYLGIDAAIADVRAGKIGRVPKHLRDAHYPGAKRLGHGKGYKYPHDEVVGVSTQQYLPDELRGSQYYTPTEHGNEREVSARLAKIRRIIRGDK
- the rpsD gene encoding 30S ribosomal protein S4; this encodes MSTKSRTRSKTRLSRALGIALTPKAAKYLEKRPYAPGEHGRTKRKQDSDYAVRLREKQRLRAQYGIREKQLKIAFEEARRTKGLTGENLVEILETRLDALVLRAGFARTTAQARQMVVHRHILVDGQLVDRPSFRVKPGQQIHVKARSEGTEPFQVAAAGGHVDVLPKTPAYLEVELDKLQARLVRRPKRAEVPVTCEVQLVVEYYAAR
- the alaS gene encoding alanine--tRNA ligase, with amino-acid sequence MQTAEIRRRWLDYFGERGHTVVPSASLVSDDPTLLFTVAGMVPFVPYLTGLVPAPFSRATSVQKCIRTLDIEEVGKTPRHGTFFQMNGNFSFGDYFKEGAIGYAWELLTSSEADGGYGFDEKDLWVTVYKDDDEAFGYWRALGLPEERIQRLDMDTNYWSTGQPGPAGPCSEIFFDRGPAYGIDGGPATDDDRYVEIWNLVFMQYLRGAGTSKNDFEILGELPSKNIDTGMGLERVAFLKQGVQNFYEIDQVRPVLDRAAELSGRRYGADHDDDVRMRVIADHVRSSLMLMSDGVTPSNEGRGYILRRLMRRTVRAMRLLGVDAATFPELFAASRDAMKDAYPEVERDYSRIAQSAIGEEETFLRTLAAGTTVLDLALNKTKAAASPQLAGDAAFLLHDTYGFPIDLTLEVAEEAGLTVDRDAFNALMAEQRNRAKADAKAKKTALADLSVYGEFRALGETVFTGYTNLQTESSILGIIVGGHSVNKAVAGDIAEVILAETALYAESGGQEADSGLIVGPGYELEVLDVQKPVKGLISHKVQVRFGEVGVGAPATSVVDADNRRGAQQAHSGTHIIHAALRQVLGPNAHQSGSYNKAGYLRLDFSWNQGLSAATRTEIEEISNNAIRDNLPVVTREMGLDEARELGAMALFGEKYGERVRMVDIGGPWSRELCAGTHVGSSAEIGIINLVSESSVGSTNRRIESLVGIEAFRDLAAERALVTELTSSLKTPREALPERVAELVANLKAAEKKIAAFEAKALGDKVPALLEKAARVDGLTVIAENLGTLASADDVRTLVNLVRERLGGEAALVALAAEVGGKAVAIAATNPAARELGVKAGALAKEMAGILGGGGGGKDDLAQGGGTDVSAIPRALEAARVSASAAARS
- a CDS encoding DUF948 domain-containing protein: MSLGDIAGLIAAGAFAVLVALLAIPLVKLGGVLDQTRQSIRETTDGVTPLLEETAVTLQETNKQLARVDVITSNVADVTGNVSALVALFAATVGGPLIKLAGFSAGVRAAFRTARPGAGGKRRS
- a CDS encoding DUF349 domain-containing protein; this encodes MAQADQQPWGRVDETGTVFVREESGERAVGQYPDGTPEEALAYFERKFVDLAGQVTLLEQRAKRGAPASDIAKAVASISANVEGANAVGDLAALKARLEKLGGAVSELTEQQSAETKAAIDAAIAERTQIVEEAEKLAAGDPAKTQWKQATASLDALFARWQAHQHDAPRLPKAEANELWKRFRAARTTIEQHRKAFFAELDSAHKDVRSRKQALIEQAEALAGKGPDGIPAYRKLLDDWKLSGRAGKKQDDALWARFKAAGDVLYSAKSEVDAIENEEYSENLALKQELLAEAEPILAENDRVKARAALTGIQRRWDEIGRVPREQVKVIEDRLRKIENHVRVLDEDHWKRNNPETKARAEGLAGQLEDSIAKLEATVAAATASGDAQAAKAASEELETKRAWLKAIGG